A single genomic interval of Zobellia nedashkovskayae harbors:
- a CDS encoding cupin-like domain-containing protein, whose product MKLTAIPRVSSITKEDFLEHYFKPQKPVVIERAIENWPAFDKWNLDYIKEIAGDKMVPLYDDRPVNHEDGFNEPHAKMKMSEYVDLLKAKPTKYRIFLWNVLKEVPQLQKDYNFPDFGLRLKKKLPMLFFGGTDSYTFMHYDIDMSNIFHFHFEGKKECILFAPSETKHLYKVPHSLITHESIDFTNPDFDKWPALKKANGFKTELNHGEVLYMPEGYWHYMEYKTPGFSMSLRSWPKNPINFAEGVYNVFIMRNFDILMRKLQGQKWIDKKNKKAIERTAKILSQ is encoded by the coding sequence TTGAAGCTAACAGCAATTCCAAGGGTATCATCAATTACCAAGGAAGATTTTTTAGAACATTATTTTAAACCACAGAAACCTGTGGTTATAGAGCGTGCTATAGAAAATTGGCCTGCTTTTGATAAATGGAATCTAGATTATATTAAGGAGATTGCCGGAGATAAGATGGTGCCGCTTTATGATGATAGGCCCGTTAATCATGAGGATGGTTTTAATGAGCCTCATGCTAAAATGAAGATGTCCGAGTATGTAGACCTTTTAAAAGCTAAACCTACCAAATACCGTATTTTTCTTTGGAATGTTTTAAAGGAAGTTCCTCAGCTTCAAAAAGATTATAATTTTCCTGATTTTGGATTAAGACTTAAAAAGAAGCTACCCATGCTCTTTTTTGGTGGAACCGATTCCTATACTTTTATGCACTATGATATAGATATGTCCAATATCTTTCATTTTCATTTTGAGGGAAAAAAGGAGTGTATTTTATTTGCTCCTTCAGAAACCAAGCATCTATACAAAGTACCTCATTCACTTATAACGCACGAGAGCATAGATTTTACGAATCCAGACTTTGATAAATGGCCTGCTTTGAAAAAAGCCAATGGTTTTAAAACTGAATTGAATCATGGAGAAGTGCTCTATATGCCGGAAGGGTATTGGCATTATATGGAGTATAAAACTCCTGGATTTTCAATGAGTTTAAGGTCGTGGCCAAAGAATCCTATAAATTTTGCAGAGGGGGTCTATAATGTTTTCATAATGCGTAATTTTGATATTTTAATGCGAAAATTACAAGGTCAGAAATGGATAGATAAAAAGAATAAAAAGGCAATTGAGCGAACGGCTAAAATTTTGTCCCAATAA
- a CDS encoding Rne/Rng family ribonuclease: MNRELIVRSSSDAVDFALLKDGKLTELHKEEDNNDFSVGDIFLAKVRKPVTGLNAAFVNVGYEKDAFLHYHDLGPQLATMLKFIKGVSSNKITDYSLANFPFEKDIDKNGVITDVIKANQSLLVQIVKEPISTKGPRISSELSIAGRYLVMVPFSDRVSVSQKIGSSEEKERLKILVRSIKPKGFGVIIRTVAEGKKVAELDKDLENLLAKWSTMCKKLYKAHTPSKVLVELNRASSILRDIFNDSFTGIEVDNETLYDQIKDYVLEIAPGKESIVKLYDSPVPIFEKYGIERQIKTSFGRTASMSKGAYLIIEHTEALHVVDVNSGNRSNKAKNQEDTALEVNLLAASEIARQLRLRDMGGIIVVDFIDMVKAPHRKKLFDHLRDEMKDDRAKHKILPPSKFGLIQITRQRVRPEMNIKTTEENPNGNGKEIEAPIVLIDKINADLEKLLKGPKKDNGITLNIHPFIAAYITKGFPSMRSKWFLEHKKWIKIQPRDAYTYLEYRFKDKDGKTIY, encoded by the coding sequence GTGAATAGAGAATTAATCGTAAGATCAAGTTCTGATGCCGTCGATTTTGCCCTCTTAAAAGATGGAAAGCTCACTGAATTGCATAAAGAAGAAGACAACAACGACTTTTCAGTTGGTGATATATTCTTAGCAAAAGTTCGTAAGCCCGTAACCGGTCTAAACGCAGCTTTTGTAAATGTTGGTTATGAAAAAGATGCTTTTCTGCATTATCATGACCTTGGCCCTCAATTGGCCACTATGCTTAAATTCATTAAGGGCGTGAGTTCCAATAAGATTACGGATTACTCACTAGCCAACTTTCCATTCGAAAAAGACATTGACAAGAATGGCGTAATTACAGACGTCATAAAAGCAAACCAGTCTTTATTGGTTCAAATCGTAAAAGAACCTATTTCAACCAAAGGACCAAGAATTAGCTCCGAACTTTCTATAGCGGGGCGTTATTTGGTAATGGTACCTTTTTCCGATCGTGTTTCCGTATCTCAAAAAATTGGAAGCAGTGAAGAAAAAGAAAGGTTAAAAATACTCGTAAGAAGTATCAAACCTAAAGGATTCGGGGTCATTATTAGAACAGTGGCCGAAGGCAAAAAAGTAGCGGAACTAGACAAAGACCTAGAAAATTTGTTGGCCAAATGGTCAACAATGTGTAAAAAATTGTACAAGGCTCACACGCCTTCAAAAGTGTTGGTTGAGCTTAATAGGGCATCTTCTATCCTTAGGGATATATTCAATGATTCTTTTACAGGGATTGAAGTTGATAATGAGACCCTTTATGATCAAATCAAAGATTACGTGCTAGAAATAGCACCAGGAAAGGAATCCATAGTAAAACTGTATGATTCGCCTGTTCCTATTTTTGAAAAATACGGAATTGAGCGACAGATTAAAACTTCTTTTGGCCGTACCGCAAGTATGAGTAAAGGTGCGTACCTTATTATTGAACATACCGAAGCACTACACGTTGTAGATGTAAACAGTGGTAACCGTTCTAACAAGGCCAAAAATCAAGAAGATACTGCTTTAGAGGTCAATCTATTGGCAGCTTCAGAAATAGCCAGACAATTGCGCTTGCGTGATATGGGTGGTATTATCGTAGTCGATTTTATTGACATGGTAAAAGCACCACACAGGAAAAAGCTTTTTGATCATCTTCGTGATGAAATGAAAGATGACCGTGCAAAGCACAAAATATTGCCTCCGAGCAAGTTTGGACTTATACAGATTACTAGACAACGGGTCCGGCCCGAAATGAACATCAAGACAACCGAGGAAAATCCGAATGGTAATGGGAAAGAAATAGAAGCCCCAATAGTCTTGATAGACAAAATTAACGCCGACCTTGAAAAGTTGTTGAAAGGACCTAAGAAAGATAACGGAATTACACTTAACATTCATCCGTTTATCGCAGCCTATATTACTAAAGGCTTTCCTTCCATGCGCTCTAAGTGGTTCTTAGAACACAAGAAATGGATTAAAATACAACCTAGGGATGCGTATACGTATCTTGAATATCGTTTTAAAGATAAAGACGGTAAGACCATATATTAA
- a CDS encoding beta-ketoacyl synthase N-terminal-like domain-containing protein, protein MKEPISITAIGSISPLGKTSEETWASYLQDNHFFEQKAFGESTEWAASLSKDSKQEIEELRNSDNKYKSLDDSVLFALYASRDAIAKAGWEAGDDFGINIGSSRGATALFEKYHQEFLENNRTATLSSPTTTLGNISSWVAHDLKSKGPEISHSITCSTALHAVLNGVAWLRSGMADKFLVGGSEAPLTSFTIAQMKALKIYSQYNTEDTSKGNEGFPSRALDFEKEKSTMILGEGASIICLEKGVNEKTLAIIEGVGYATEPLRHNISISTDAECFQSSMKMALGEINPEEVDAIVMHAPGTVKGDISEYKAIEKVFSNKLPFLTTNKWKVGHTFGASGALSIELAVLMIQHQHEIKVPFITYSSSPKKLEKVLVNAVGFGGNAVSILLSR, encoded by the coding sequence TTGAAAGAACCAATATCCATTACCGCAATAGGCTCAATTTCTCCTTTAGGAAAAACATCTGAAGAGACTTGGGCAAGCTACCTCCAAGATAATCACTTTTTTGAACAGAAGGCTTTTGGTGAATCCACGGAATGGGCCGCCTCATTATCTAAAGATTCAAAACAAGAAATAGAAGAGCTTAGGAATTCAGATAATAAATACAAAAGTCTTGATGATTCGGTTTTGTTTGCGCTTTATGCTTCAAGAGACGCGATTGCTAAAGCAGGTTGGGAAGCAGGCGATGATTTCGGAATTAATATTGGATCTTCACGTGGAGCCACAGCACTTTTTGAAAAATACCATCAAGAGTTTCTGGAAAATAATAGAACGGCAACACTTTCATCACCAACGACCACCTTGGGAAATATCTCGTCATGGGTAGCTCACGATTTAAAGTCAAAAGGTCCAGAGATATCGCATTCTATTACCTGTTCTACGGCGCTACATGCCGTTTTAAATGGAGTAGCGTGGCTAAGAAGTGGCATGGCAGATAAGTTTTTGGTAGGCGGTAGCGAAGCGCCGTTAACATCTTTTACCATTGCCCAGATGAAGGCGCTCAAAATCTATTCGCAGTATAATACGGAAGATACTTCAAAAGGGAATGAAGGATTCCCTAGTCGTGCTTTAGATTTCGAAAAGGAAAAAAGCACCATGATTCTTGGAGAAGGTGCTTCTATAATATGCTTGGAAAAAGGTGTAAATGAAAAGACCTTGGCTATTATTGAAGGAGTAGGTTATGCTACAGAACCCTTACGTCATAATATTTCTATCTCTACGGACGCCGAGTGTTTTCAAAGTTCCATGAAAATGGCATTAGGAGAAATAAATCCTGAAGAGGTAGATGCTATTGTTATGCATGCGCCAGGCACAGTAAAAGGGGATATATCTGAGTATAAAGCAATTGAAAAAGTTTTTAGTAACAAACTGCCCTTTTTAACTACAAATAAATGGAAAGTAGGGCATACTTTTGGAGCTTCGGGAGCGTTAAGCATAGAATTGGCGGTATTGATGATACAGCACCAACATGAAATAAAAGTGCCTTTTATCACCTATAGTTCATCACCGAAAAAACTTGAAAAAGTACTTGTAAATGCAGTTGGTTTTGGTGGTAATGCGGTTTCCATTCTGCTCTCCAGATAA
- a CDS encoding putative signal transducing protein: MKEKFYTIASFEYPSDVQILKGKLESEGIPVFLKDEFTLNSDPMISNAIGGVKVQVYTEDKEKATEIYNEIRAYALDDNGKLIVCPNCKMQKSEVYYNRKGILYKLFPFFEEKKYKCLHCNMITKPQ, translated from the coding sequence ATGAAAGAGAAATTCTATACGATAGCATCTTTTGAATACCCTTCTGATGTTCAAATACTGAAAGGTAAATTAGAGTCTGAAGGTATTCCTGTTTTTCTTAAAGATGAATTTACTTTGAATTCTGACCCTATGATTAGCAACGCAATAGGCGGGGTAAAAGTACAAGTATACACAGAGGATAAGGAAAAGGCTACGGAGATATATAATGAAATCAGGGCTTACGCCTTAGATGACAATGGTAAATTGATTGTCTGTCCCAATTGTAAAATGCAAAAATCAGAGGTGTATTATAACAGAAAAGGAATTTTATATAAACTTTTTCCTTTTTTTGAGGAAAAAAAATACAAATGCCTACATTGTAACATGATAACAAAACCTCAATAG
- the bioD gene encoding dethiobiotin synthase → MQQIFVTGISTEVGKTIASAIIAEALEADYWKPVQAGDLDNTDSDKVSSLISNDKTVIHKSRYELKTPMSPHAAAERDGIKMDRLEIVEPVTDNSLVIEGAGGILVPLNENDTVLDIIMPTYHVIVVSRHYLGSINHTLLTIGWLQQKGYDVSVLFSGKENPETENIILHKTGVSLIGRIDEELVFDKAVIKKYADKFAPILKTLQV, encoded by the coding sequence ATGCAGCAAATTTTTGTGACAGGAATATCTACCGAAGTAGGGAAAACTATAGCTTCGGCCATAATAGCGGAAGCTCTTGAGGCTGATTACTGGAAACCCGTTCAAGCCGGTGATTTGGATAACACGGATAGCGATAAAGTAAGCTCACTAATTTCAAATGATAAAACGGTCATACACAAAAGCCGTTATGAGTTAAAAACTCCTATGAGTCCACATGCCGCTGCAGAAAGAGATGGGATAAAAATGGACCGACTAGAAATAGTGGAACCTGTAACCGATAATTCTTTAGTGATTGAAGGCGCTGGCGGTATTTTGGTGCCCCTGAACGAGAATGACACGGTTTTGGATATTATCATGCCAACATATCATGTTATTGTCGTTTCAAGACATTACTTAGGCAGCATTAACCATACACTTTTAACAATCGGTTGGTTGCAACAAAAAGGATATGATGTTTCTGTGCTCTTTAGTGGAAAGGAAAATCCGGAGACGGAAAATATTATTCTTCATAAAACGGGTGTTTCGTTAATCGGTCGTATTGATGAAGAGCTTGTTTTTGACAAGGCCGTAATTAAAAAATATGCTGATAAATTCGCGCCAATCTTAAAAACGCTTCAGGTTTAA
- a CDS encoding regulatory protein RecX: protein MNEQRAYSVEEAKRKLEGYCAYQDRCHKEVVTKLREMRMIPEAIDQIVVHLINENFLNEERFAQSYARGKFSIKKWGKRRIVNELKQRNISKYNITTALKEIDPEDYISTLDALAEKRISQITERNPIKRKKKLADYLLYRGWESHLVYEKLKELVP, encoded by the coding sequence ATGAACGAACAACGAGCTTATTCCGTAGAGGAAGCCAAAAGAAAACTGGAAGGGTATTGCGCCTACCAAGACCGTTGTCATAAAGAAGTGGTCACTAAACTTCGCGAAATGCGTATGATTCCAGAAGCCATAGATCAAATTGTAGTTCATTTAATCAACGAAAATTTTCTTAACGAAGAACGCTTTGCACAAAGCTATGCAAGAGGCAAATTTTCTATAAAGAAGTGGGGCAAGAGACGCATTGTAAATGAACTGAAGCAACGTAATATCTCAAAGTACAACATTACCACAGCACTTAAAGAAATAGACCCTGAGGACTATATAAGTACGCTAGACGCTTTAGCAGAGAAGAGAATCTCTCAGATTACAGAGCGCAACCCAATAAAACGAAAGAAAAAATTAGCCGATTACCTTTTATATAGAGGATGGGAAAGCCATTTGGTCTATGAAAAACTGAAAGAACTAGTGCCGTAG
- a CDS encoding HU family DNA-binding protein, which produces MTKAEIVSKISDKLGIEKGDVQATVESFMEEVKSSLESGDNVYLRGFGSFIIKTRAEKTGRNISKNTTIKIPAHNIPAFKPAKVFVEGVKSNVQVK; this is translated from the coding sequence ATGACGAAAGCAGAAATTGTATCGAAAATCTCAGACAAGCTGGGAATTGAAAAAGGAGACGTACAGGCTACAGTTGAGAGTTTTATGGAAGAAGTGAAATCTTCTTTGGAAAGTGGTGACAATGTGTATCTTCGCGGTTTCGGTAGTTTTATTATTAAAACTAGAGCCGAAAAAACCGGAAGAAACATTAGCAAGAACACCACAATTAAAATACCAGCACACAATATCCCTGCATTTAAACCTGCAAAGGTTTTTGTAGAAGGTGTCAAAAGTAACGTACAAGTAAAATAA
- a CDS encoding aminotransferase class I/II-fold pyridoxal phosphate-dependent enzyme, whose translation MVQLPEKLIQKLELRNGQNSMRIIPSPNEKRVDFSSNDYLGLAQKPTLFDMASKIVKQTGHIVNGATGSRLITGNHSLYNELEEMLAKFHRTEDALVFNSGYDANLGFFSSVPQRGDVVLYDEYIHASIRDGIQMGNSKSYKYKHNNLKDLVHKCQVERNKDLADVEIYVVTESVFSMDGDVPDLSAFAKICKDYNCRFIVDEAHALGVFGKQGEGLLQELNLHEEVFARIVTFGKGMGCHGAAILSSTLLKSYLVNFARSFIYTTGLSPHAVASVLSAYDHLQNRVDEVVALKHNITYFNQKLESFNLNSKFIPSNSAIHCCIISGNDKIRDIAKVIQEKGYDVRPIQSPTVPEGRERLRVCLHSFNTEKEIDTLLKAIADLM comes from the coding sequence ATGGTACAGCTACCCGAAAAACTTATTCAAAAATTAGAGCTTAGAAATGGGCAAAATTCCATGCGCATTATTCCAAGCCCTAATGAAAAGCGAGTAGACTTTTCTTCCAATGATTACTTAGGCTTGGCCCAAAAGCCTACATTATTCGATATGGCCAGTAAAATAGTGAAGCAAACGGGACACATTGTAAATGGTGCTACCGGATCTAGATTGATAACGGGCAACCATTCTCTTTACAACGAACTGGAAGAGATGCTGGCCAAATTTCATCGTACGGAAGACGCATTGGTCTTCAATTCTGGATATGATGCCAATCTTGGTTTTTTTAGCTCGGTACCGCAACGAGGAGATGTTGTTCTATATGATGAATATATTCACGCTAGTATTCGCGATGGTATCCAAATGGGGAATTCCAAGAGCTATAAGTACAAGCATAACAACCTTAAAGATTTAGTTCATAAATGTCAGGTTGAGCGAAACAAAGACTTGGCTGATGTTGAAATCTATGTGGTCACTGAATCTGTTTTTTCCATGGATGGAGATGTACCTGATTTAAGTGCATTTGCCAAAATATGTAAAGATTATAATTGTCGGTTTATAGTTGATGAAGCCCACGCCCTAGGAGTTTTTGGAAAGCAGGGTGAAGGTTTGCTCCAAGAACTGAATTTGCATGAAGAGGTTTTTGCCCGAATCGTAACTTTTGGCAAAGGTATGGGGTGTCATGGTGCTGCAATTTTGAGCAGTACTTTGCTAAAGTCTTATCTAGTAAATTTCGCCCGTAGTTTTATTTATACCACGGGGCTTTCGCCGCATGCTGTAGCCTCGGTTTTATCAGCATATGACCATCTTCAAAATCGGGTTGATGAGGTGGTAGCACTAAAACATAATATTACGTATTTCAATCAAAAATTAGAGAGTTTTAATTTAAACTCAAAGTTTATCCCCAGTAATTCTGCTATTCATTGTTGTATCATTTCAGGTAATGATAAAATTCGCGATATTGCCAAAGTCATTCAGGAAAAAGGGTATGATGTAAGACCTATTCAATCTCCCACTGTACCTGAAGGTCGGGAAAGATTACGTGTTTGTCTTCATAGTTTTAATACTGAAAAGGAAATTGATACTTTGCTAAAAGCTATAGCTGATCTTATGTAA
- the mutY gene encoding A/G-specific adenine glycosylase codes for MTFSERILVWYDKNKRTLPWRGTRDPYKIWLSEIMLQQTRVVQGTPYYLKFIGNYPKVHDLANASEEEVLKLWQGLGYYSRARNLHATAKMVVGEYGGDFPDTYKELLKLKGVGDYTASAISSICFDRPEPVVDGNVYRVLARYFGVDLAINSTEGVKYFKKLAREVMNAKNIRDYNQGIMEFGAIQCSPKKPNCDECPLNKSCVALQTNKVGELPVKLKKTKVRDRYFNYVVFMSEDTKMMLEQRKGKGIWQNLWQFPLIESEESLIKESFTRQLNSFDYQPEIVSVDKFNTDAIIHKLSHQHLYTTFWIVHTKGSQQDGGVSFEDVEKYPVPVLIADFLERFKKTYFQ; via the coding sequence ATGACTTTTTCAGAGAGAATTCTTGTTTGGTACGACAAAAATAAAAGAACCCTACCGTGGAGGGGTACACGTGATCCGTATAAGATTTGGCTTTCGGAGATAATGTTGCAACAAACACGGGTGGTACAGGGTACTCCGTACTACTTGAAATTCATTGGTAATTACCCTAAAGTCCATGACTTGGCAAACGCTTCTGAAGAGGAGGTTTTAAAGCTTTGGCAAGGTTTGGGGTACTATTCTAGGGCAAGAAATCTACATGCTACAGCTAAGATGGTAGTAGGTGAGTATGGGGGTGATTTCCCTGATACTTATAAGGAACTACTGAAGCTAAAGGGGGTGGGAGACTACACTGCAAGTGCCATTTCTTCCATCTGTTTTGATAGGCCAGAACCCGTTGTAGATGGTAATGTTTATAGGGTTTTAGCACGTTATTTTGGTGTTGATTTGGCTATCAATAGTACCGAAGGTGTTAAATATTTCAAAAAGTTAGCAAGAGAGGTAATGAATGCTAAAAACATTCGTGATTATAACCAAGGTATCATGGAATTTGGTGCAATTCAATGTTCGCCAAAAAAACCAAATTGTGATGAATGTCCCCTAAATAAAAGTTGTGTTGCACTTCAAACCAACAAAGTAGGTGAGCTACCTGTAAAGTTAAAAAAGACTAAAGTCCGTGATAGGTATTTCAATTACGTTGTTTTTATGTCCGAAGACACTAAAATGATGCTTGAGCAACGAAAAGGGAAGGGAATTTGGCAGAATCTATGGCAATTTCCTCTGATAGAGTCTGAAGAAAGCTTAATAAAGGAAAGTTTTACTCGGCAATTGAACAGTTTTGATTATCAGCCTGAAATTGTATCCGTCGATAAGTTTAACACCGACGCTATTATACACAAATTATCTCATCAACATTTATATACTACGTTTTGGATCGTGCATACAAAAGGAAGTCAACAAGACGGTGGTGTATCCTTTGAAGATGTAGAGAAATATCCCGTTCCTGTTCTTATTGCAGACTTTTTAGAGCGTTTTAAAAAGACCTATTTCCAATAG
- a CDS encoding DUF6646 family protein, with protein MKFYILSVCLLLSTTYLSAQAYEGRGDQKFQVGANLQSNGTGIMTSYDYGLGENISIGATSTYLLGVNESVSASTWDRFDAKARFSAHLGNIIGLGDQVDIYPGLDLGLKNFGFHMGARFFFSDGLGVFTEFGFPIAKYKTENLEPAEKLHNQFMVNIGAVFNFL; from the coding sequence ATGAAATTCTACATTCTATCTGTTTGCTTACTTCTTTCAACAACTTATCTTTCTGCACAGGCATATGAAGGTAGGGGTGACCAAAAATTTCAAGTGGGTGCTAATTTACAGAGTAACGGTACGGGAATAATGACTTCTTATGATTATGGTCTTGGTGAAAATATATCAATAGGGGCAACTTCTACTTACCTTTTGGGTGTAAATGAAAGTGTGTCTGCCAGTACTTGGGACCGTTTTGATGCAAAGGCTCGTTTTAGTGCACACTTAGGTAATATAATAGGTCTAGGTGATCAGGTTGATATTTATCCTGGATTGGATTTAGGTCTTAAGAATTTTGGCTTTCATATGGGTGCTCGTTTCTTCTTTTCTGATGGACTTGGTGTGTTTACGGAATTTGGTTTTCCAATAGCCAAATATAAAACTGAAAATTTAGAACCTGCTGAAAAACTGCACAATCAGTTTATGGTGAACATTGGTGCTGTATTTAACTTCCTTTAA
- the bioB gene encoding biotin synthase BioB: protein MSETRHNWTKEEILDIYNKPLMELLYDAATIHREHHDPNTVQVSTLLSIKTGGCPEDCGYCPQAARYHTDIEGNDLMKVSHVKAQALRAKASGSSRVCMGAAWRNVKDGPEFDQVLEMVRTINKLDMEVCCTLGMLTENQAHRLAEAGLYAYNHNLDTSEDYYKDVISTRAFEDRLDTIDNVRKSNVTVCSGGIIGMGEEIEDRAGMLVALASLNPQPESVPINSLVAVEGTPMADMDPVSIWDMIRMVATTRIVMPETQVRLSAGRTEMSREGQAMCFFAGANSIFAGDKLLTTPNPDVNEDMEMFKLLGLNPQKAFTKVSQPKTVEASESKLQPLGEKPKWSRPGHKIERNEEAKAKSKVVD from the coding sequence ATGAGCGAAACAAGACACAACTGGACGAAAGAAGAAATTCTTGATATTTACAACAAACCTTTAATGGAGCTGCTTTACGATGCAGCTACTATCCATAGAGAACATCACGATCCAAATACGGTTCAGGTTTCAACTTTACTTTCTATAAAAACCGGTGGTTGTCCGGAAGATTGTGGCTATTGCCCACAAGCGGCACGTTACCATACGGATATTGAAGGTAACGACCTTATGAAAGTTTCGCATGTAAAAGCGCAGGCGCTTAGAGCAAAAGCCTCTGGTAGCTCGCGCGTTTGTATGGGTGCTGCGTGGCGTAATGTAAAAGATGGTCCAGAGTTTGATCAAGTATTGGAAATGGTACGTACCATTAACAAGCTAGATATGGAAGTTTGTTGTACGCTGGGTATGCTAACAGAAAACCAAGCACACCGTTTGGCAGAAGCTGGGTTGTACGCTTACAATCATAATTTAGATACTTCAGAAGATTATTATAAAGATGTTATTTCTACCCGTGCTTTTGAAGACAGGTTAGATACTATAGATAACGTCCGTAAGAGTAATGTAACCGTTTGCAGCGGTGGTATTATTGGTATGGGCGAGGAAATAGAAGATCGCGCCGGAATGCTAGTTGCTTTAGCTAGTTTGAATCCACAACCGGAGTCAGTACCAATAAATTCATTAGTTGCGGTAGAAGGTACGCCAATGGCGGATATGGATCCCGTTTCTATTTGGGATATGATTCGTATGGTAGCTACTACACGTATTGTTATGCCAGAAACACAAGTGCGTTTATCTGCTGGCCGTACGGAAATGAGTAGAGAAGGACAGGCTATGTGCTTTTTTGCAGGTGCCAATTCTATTTTTGCTGGAGATAAGCTATTGACTACGCCAAACCCAGATGTAAATGAAGATATGGAGATGTTCAAACTTCTTGGTTTGAATCCTCAAAAGGCATTTACTAAAGTTTCTCAGCCTAAAACGGTAGAAGCTTCAGAGTCTAAGTTGCAACCTTTGGGGGAGAAGCCAAAATGGAGCCGACCAGGACACAAAATTGAGCGTAACGAAGAAGCTAAGGCAAAGAGCAAAGTAGTAGATTAA
- the bioA gene encoding adenosylmethionine--8-amino-7-oxononanoate transaminase, whose translation MKKANASETLVIESLSVRDKKHLWHPLTQHKLHPEMLGIVKAKGAVLYDENGKDYIDGIASWYTSAYGHCNEYITDRVYAQMQKLDQVVFSGFTHEPAIKLSEELIKILPENQEKLFFSDNGSTATEIGIKMALQYHFNNGRTRKTMLAFEEGFHGDTFGAMSVSGLSVYNGPFEEFFIDVERIDVPTDENIEGILSDLEIRLQQNHIAGFIYEPLVQGAAAMKMHKAENLNRILQLLKVHGVLTIADEVMTGFGKTGKPFASDYIDTKPDIICMSKALTAGLIPMAITSCSQEVYNAFYSDDLAKGLFHGHTYTGNPLACTAALAGLELLQSVEIQDSIKRIISSHQEFDLRVKNHEKVSGTRQCGIIYALDLNVKMERYGNLRDQIFKHFMNNGVFLRPLGSTIYISAPYVITDEQLQKIYTTIEDLLNSI comes from the coding sequence ATGAAGAAGGCAAACGCGTCAGAAACCCTAGTAATTGAAAGTCTATCTGTTAGAGATAAGAAACATCTTTGGCACCCATTAACACAGCATAAACTGCATCCTGAAATGTTAGGAATCGTTAAGGCAAAAGGTGCTGTTTTGTATGATGAGAATGGAAAAGATTATATAGACGGCATTGCATCTTGGTATACAAGTGCCTATGGTCATTGTAACGAGTATATTACAGATAGGGTCTATGCCCAAATGCAAAAACTGGATCAAGTGGTTTTTAGTGGATTCACTCATGAGCCTGCCATAAAACTTTCTGAAGAACTTATTAAGATATTACCTGAAAATCAAGAGAAATTATTCTTTTCCGATAACGGTTCTACCGCAACGGAAATCGGTATAAAAATGGCTTTGCAGTATCATTTTAACAACGGAAGAACACGCAAAACGATGCTCGCTTTTGAAGAGGGTTTTCATGGCGATACGTTCGGTGCTATGTCTGTTTCAGGGCTATCTGTCTATAACGGTCCTTTTGAAGAGTTTTTTATTGATGTAGAGCGTATTGATGTTCCCACGGATGAAAATATAGAGGGTATTCTATCAGATTTAGAAATTAGGTTGCAACAGAACCATATTGCGGGATTCATCTATGAGCCGTTAGTGCAAGGAGCCGCAGCCATGAAAATGCACAAGGCTGAAAATTTGAATCGAATTTTACAGTTATTAAAAGTACATGGTGTACTGACCATTGCAGATGAGGTTATGACTGGTTTTGGTAAAACCGGGAAACCTTTTGCTTCGGATTATATAGATACCAAACCAGATATCATTTGCATGTCCAAGGCGTTGACGGCAGGGCTAATTCCTATGGCGATTACGAGTTGCTCACAAGAAGTTTATAATGCTTTTTATAGTGATGATTTAGCAAAGGGATTGTTCCATGGTCATACCTATACAGGAAACCCATTGGCTTGCACTGCAGCTTTAGCTGGGTTGGAGTTGTTACAATCAGTAGAGATTCAAGATAGCATCAAAAGAATAATTTCTTCGCACCAAGAATTTGATTTGAGAGTAAAGAACCATGAAAAAGTTTCGGGTACACGACAATGCGGAATTATTTACGCGTTAGACCTTAATGTGAAAATGGAACGGTATGGTAATTTACGCGACCAGATTTTCAAGCATTTCATGAATAATGGGGTATTTTTGAGGCCTTTGGGTAGTACAATCTATATTTCTGCACCTTACGTCATTACAGATGAGCAGTTGCAGAAAATATATACTACCATAGAAGATCTACTGAACAGTATTTAA